A window of Asterias amurensis chromosome 10, ASM3211899v1 genomic DNA:
AGTATGTATGTTTCACAGTTTGTGTTCGCCGTGCATTAAAACTATCTGCTCTTGTAGCCTGATGTGACGTCACTCTTCCCTGAACGCGAACAACGCCAGATACCGGTCTTTCGGGTATGTTGGTTTCCTGCAGATTAACCTTTGACCGTGCATTACAATAATAAATCGTGTGTGCATTATAGATCCAGTTGGGTACGTCTTTACGTACACATGTCCATCCAATGAAACCATTGCGTCTGTTAGACCAATGCCCGTCTTGCGGTAACCAGCATTGTACTTTTGTCAGTCTAAGTAGTTATTGATGTAAGGCAGTTTCTATTAAAAGGCCACCGGGACGGCGAATCACTGTTTTAGTACTGTAAACTAAAGAGCATAAACTGATGCTTGAAGGACGCCCTCAACTTCCACTTTAATGAGTCAGAGgattagcctgaacatctgaagtcattacttttgaaaaaaagacGCACTCGACGTCAACTTAAATGAGATAGTGGATTAGCGtgaatatctgacgtcacacttagaGTTTTGAGCCCACTTCCATGCCATAGTCATCTTTGATTTCTCATTCATTAACATGGCCTTCACTTTCctggagattcacagttaaaTCAGACGAACATGTTTATACTGTACATATACCCAACTCTCCTTGGGGATAAGGAACTCCTTGGGGATAAGGACAGCGGATCAGTCTAGATCATCTGTAATATATGTCAGGGCGCCCTCTGTGGGTACTGCACCCGTATAGAGCGGCTGGTCGTCGAGAAACTATGCTTGAATCAGTTTCAATAGCATGAAGACCATTGCGGATAAAGCCATGCCTAGGATGATGAAGCACCCCGAGAGAGCGGCTGACCACGCCCACCAAGAGGAAGCATCCGATGCAAGCGCTGATGACGTGTACTTCCCTTCCTCACGTAGTCGTCGTGCCTATAAAGAAGGAGAAagaaacattgttttatactttatCAAATAAATTGTAAAGTTATGGTGATGAAACAAAGCATTACTCAGagatgtttgcggtaacaccaatccctttttaattttttttttacgtcgCCAAGGCCTGAAGAATGCCATTAACTTCAAGGTTTGGGCTACAATTTATGTTcgccaggggccgttgccacctacacctggggctgaaacagggtaagggcttacccctttacagtccgttatgtaggcttgggtatcatccatcggaaatctggctggtagagcagacagcactacctccccaacttaaaATTACTAAGATAGGTTGGCGGTACCACCatttgaatatctctttttgagtagtgttggttctgaaaagaaccgatggttaatgactcaacgtttcgatctgTATGATCTGACTATCTTCAAGAGAATGCTGGACTATGTAGTGGCTGGATGCTGCTGATGTACCGCCTTCTTGCAGATGTGAATACCTGGTAGACGGGGTTGGCTCAACCCAACCATTCAAGATGACGTAACACCAATCAACCTTTACcctagagggcgcacttgtaTTTGACCAGGGACACACCAACAGCATACACACCTTTCTAGCTTGTGATATTGCCATGCATCCACACACAGGACAGCAAAACGTCATCAGTATTGCTGTAGGAAGTACGTCAGAGTCTCGAGGGTACATGACCGGCATCACAACAGCCGTAGAGGGCGCTGGTGGTCTTACTCTCTCTATGTCTACTGCTACGTTATTGCATCGGTCGTTATTCTGTAAAATTCGAGATAAACCAAAATTCGAAATTTTTCTAAATATGTCCTCATTTTAGATGGCAGCCTGGACGTGTTACACTTTTTTGCTCCCGATATTTCTGGTGTTTTTGACTGCTCGTGCTTACCCTTGTGACAATATTTTcttcataaataataacaatgatgtTGGAGAGCACTATACAGCCACAACagtgcaaacttaatgtaagctgggctggtaacctgattctgctaagcaatacttttctgtgttaagcaagtttttatgcttaaagaCTTTATGAAACATTGGGCTCGGCTCTAGCCGAAACTAAATTACAAATTACACATACTGGGTCAGTGGGTTCACCGTTGCTGGACTTCATCTGATGTGTGTTCCTCAATGAATTCTCCCCTCGTTTCGGGCCCACTTGCTCGGTTGGGTATTGGTAGTGGTCGTAGGAACTAGCGCCCCCAGCGTTGAGCTGTGACGCCGATGAGGTGCAAGGTTCATCCTCCTCCTCAGGGTTGAGATAGTTCTCGGATTGAGAAATGAGAGCTGTGGATGGTGAACAAAGGTTGAGACATTCTgcagtgtgtattttatttcgGCATCCACAAACgtagatatttacaaaatagggagacagcTAAGATAGGGctatatagctcagttggtagagtgccggcactgTAAATCTAGAGGTCATTGGTTCCAAACCTGTtgtagtcaatatttctttgttcatgCTTTCTTCAACCCCGAAATCAATACTAATATTACTGTAGAACCTTTAATTTTGTGTGCAGTTTTTAACACATTGCAATTTACGTTATGTTCAACAAGCATTATCAGCGCCTATTGAACTGTGGGTGAAATCTTAGTCCAAACATGAAGGAGGTAGACACAGATctattttctacctccatggtcttcGGCAATATCAAAGAGAAGAACACTGCCAGTGAACGTAATTTCCTTACACATACCTTCTTTCATTGCGTCTGCATCATCCATCTTGAAGGAGTACGACGTCCTCTTTACTCGCTCAATATAACACAGCAGCCGTCGAGTGTTTTCAACCTCGTGGAACCGGGCATTCCACAGCCACAAACCCTGGCTATTCCCCAGTTGCAGAACCTCCTTTTCCACAGTTACAAAACCTTCTATTCCACGGCTGTTACCCCTTCTTTCCAACAGTCACAGATCTTTCGTTGTTGGGGTAGGGCACACGTTTCTGTGCTCAATGTCTGCTCTGGTCATCAAAAGAAATTCTCGCTGAAGTGCAGTGTTGTAGCCCTCCATAggtcgtcacttttgcaccgtcCGTGTTTATTCAATGACTCAGGATCTAAAGGGTTGTTTGTTCAAAGTAAACAATATGGTAATCAATGTTTCGATCATTTGATCCATCGGTCCCAACTTGAAAATTGACTTGTCCCAACAATAGTTGGGATTTGTCCCAACGTGAGTGTTACAGTTGGGACGGCCCAGCTATAGTTtagtttaagacagtggacactattggtaattgtcaaagaatagtcttcacagttggtgtatctcgacatatgcagaaaataacaaacctgtggaaatttgagctcaatcggtcgtctaatttgcgagataatcatgaaagaaaaaagcacccttgtcacaccaagttgtgtgcttaattttctgatgcttggtttcgagacctcaaattctaaacttggggtcttgaaatcaaatttgtggaaaattacttctttctccaaactatgtcacttcagagggaactatgtcacttcagagggaactatgtcacttcagagggagctgtttatcacaatgttttatacatccaTCATCTCTccaccattactcgtcaccaagaaaggttttatggtgataaatattttgaataattaccaatagtgaccaccgCCTTTGAGACTGTCTTCCACTTTTACAACAGCTCATGTAATGATTTATTCGGTATATCAATAGAAGAAGTCATGTGTGTAGTAGCCTCTATTCGAACATTTCTCGACCTGGTCAACATGCATACAGTATATGAACAAGGAGAAATTGTACGACACAAGTTTTCATGCATGGTGTTCGCGGGCGCGGAACGCCATGGAGGTTCTACCACCAAATGCACCGTAGAGAAGATGTTCCACCAGTTGTGACTGCACGCACCGACCACGGAGGTAGAATGAATAATGCACCAATAGACTCTCAAATATGTTGTTAGTTTGGGTTAAACTTACCTTGACAAAAGTTGCACGTGTTTTATTGTAATGctctgcataaaaaaaaacctttccaaCGTCGGCGTTTTAAAGACACTACTAGTACTACCTCGCGCATCTTTAACGCGTCCATTTTGTTCGATTTACGCGCACAAGACGTACACAAGTCTATATCactcattgggtgcgttcgtttagcttcccggggttgaccccggtgtgtggcgttttttcccccaggacgaacgtgtgccgataattacccacgtttgtcctagACAAAAAAAACCGCCgcgaccggggtcgacccagggaagctaaacgaacgcaccctacgGGACCCAACCATAGTTGGGATGAAACTTCAGTTGGGACGGAGCATGTGTTGTCACCACGGAGGGGTGTTATGCAATAGGGACCGCGGTTCGATATACGTGTTGTTCA
This region includes:
- the LOC139943079 gene encoding uncharacterized protein yields the protein MDDADAMKEALISQSENYLNPEEEDEPCTSSASQLNAGGASSYDHYQYPTEQVGPKRGENSLRNTHQMKSSNGEPTDPNNDRCNNVAVDIERVRPPAPSTAVVMPVMYPRDSDVLPTAILMTFCCPVCGCMAISQARKARRLREEGKYTSSALASDASSWWAWSAALSGCFIILGMALSAMVFMLLKLIQA